The DNA sequence TAGAGGACCGGTCCAGGTCCTTCTAGAAAGACGAGACGGGTTGGCCCAAGGAGTCGGGTTTGGGTTCGGTCACGGGTCCGGGATCCGTGGGCCAGATCCGTAacagataatattttttttcttattaaaagaatgagtatataaaatattttcacaattgaaatataatcataaatcataatcacaatgaataaaaataaaatttaattattttgttaatcattataattttactaaatttataattatgtctatatttttttcttttaatttttaaattattttaattttttaattaaattcctaTCGTGACAAAAATATATAAGTTAAGAAAATATTTAAGTTAAGAAAATATTCTGTTCTCAAATTAAAGATACCTGAGTAATTAGTAAATCCATAAACGTGATTATCTCTCTTTTCAAAATGACAAAATACGTGATTATCTCTCTTTTCAAAATGACAAAATAACCCTCTCCCTTTTTCCTCGTCTTTCTCATAGTGCAAAAGACCCTTCCCTCCCTCACTTTTCTATTTCGTAGTGTGTCATGACTAGAACTCAACTCAACCACTCATTCTTCACTTTATGGATCTTGGGACGGTGGGTTTGGACAGATTGGTGGGTGGTTCTATTGGTTGTTCAGACAGTGAGACAAAGCACAAGTGGTACGGATCTCGGTTGTTGAAGTAGAAGAGATTTGGTGGTGGCATCACCAACAacgaagatgatgatgaatattGGGAGAGGAACAAAGTGGCTAAGACGACTAATAGTAGTATTAGTGGTGAGAGGAACTCATGATCAAGTTTGCTGAGATCCAATGCAACTCTCTTCTCTCATGTTGGTGCCAGCCACCACCAATTACAAATGCTAAGTTTCTCTTCATCAGTCAGACACTACTAGCTCCTTCAATACCACATTCCCCATATCATTATCTCCCCTTATCAACTTCCAACAGAAATACAACTACATATCTAATCATCAATCAtttataatctttttttttttttgagtatttGAGGAGTTTGTTATTACTGTCGAAAAAGATAGAACATTTGCCTCCCCACACAAATATAGAtgtctttttttattgaaatttcttgAACTCGAAACTTTCGAAAAGAGTTGGCTTGCATCCATGTATGTTAACAAAATTTCAGAAGAAAATAGAAGATGAGAAAAGGAAAAAGGTGAAGAGAATTAGGTTCAAGCGAATATAATTTTGTGTAAAGTGAAAGAAATGGGTATAATAATAAATTCATAACTTGTAAACGTCTTTTTCAATGTTTACTATTAATTAATAGAtacctaattaaaaaataaaatatttaacgatttaattaaaaaaaatataaaaatttaattatttatttaataaaattatagaccACAATCCAATTTAATACCTACCAACTCATCCTGCCTATCCCTTTCATGGGTAGTAGTAGACTTGAGATGCTCCCAACAAAGTAAGCACATTCATATTTCACAACCCACGCAGCCCCACCACATTCCCCTTCACAAAATTTGAGAGTCAGCATCTATTATTTACAAATTACAACCACAATTTCTTGTACAAATATTAAAGCATCAACACATACGTGGCCACTTTCATAACCATTCAACTTGCTCTTATACGGTGTCCTCCATTGCATTAAAATGAAAACACTTGTGGCACATTATTTTTTCCCTTTGCATTTATTTCTAATCTCTTGTTTTCTGTTGAAATTATTAATGATTTACATAAATAATTGTTATGTATGTTCATGTTCATTGATGTTCACCTAATAAAATGCAGCTGTAATGTTACCTTTTATGTTTACCTGAAATATCAAAAATGTTCCATATGAGAAATATATGTTTGAACATATAAGCTTGCATAGTCACCATCTTTGAAATTCAGTACAAAAATGTTATTCAATCCTATGTGTTTAGACACCTATTTAGGGCATTGTCTCTTATAATAATGAACCGACAAGATACATTAAAACCTAAACATATCTACAAACATGTTCAAGATAACATTACTAAGATCAATGTGGTCCCCCTTTTTTGTTTAACACCtaataaaacttatttttcatctttggattattggACGATAAGGTGTCTCGGACACCCTACCCTACTTTTGGATGTACAAATATCATGTCTCTCTAAGATTAAGAGATTAAGAACAATGTCTATTTTGTTGTTGCATGTGCATCAACATAATATACATTAATATGGCCTGACATAAACACTCAACAGTAGTAGCATAGGAGAGGCCCTCAGCAAGAGTGGTTTGGGGATAAAATTAGCGGGGAAAAAGgcagaaaaaacaaacaaaatggtCCCCAAGTGCCACATTTACCACTGCATATCAAGTCCAACTCCTAGCCGATATAGCTGAGAAAACCAAAATTAATTACAAATGGACCATCCATGTGGAGTTGGTCAGCATCAGGAATTAGTGCTCCAGCTAAGAGTGGCTAGCCGCCGCCGTCACATGGCGCAGCATGGATTAGGACCCCTTGCTACATGGAGGGATGGTCGATATGCCTTTTCGCGAAAGCTCGGCCAGCACACTATCTGTGGAAGGAGGCTTCAGGCCTAAGGGTAATGGTAGCCATGGCTTGCTTATTGCTTCTTTCACTACCTTGTCAACAACCTCCTCGGCCTGCGGCGCGTGTATATGCATGGAAACGCATTTTTATGAGTTAGAATTGGACTTCTGAGCATTTCATGGTTGGATATTAGGGGAAATGGTTCCTCtcaatttatttttctctcaATTGTTGTGATGAAATATGATCTCTCACCATATATTCTTTAAGtaggagaaaaaaaattatgtaagaaGATGTTGATGGTATAaaatttcctttaacaatatcaaTCGAAAGAAAAttttgagaggatccatttccgaTTTTAAAATGATTAAGAGTTGGAAAATCATGTGATTCAGCAATAAATGCATGTTTCATTAGGAAATTCATACTTTACAAGCAATTtagttaagaatttaattttcatataatGTCATATTTAACTATTTTACATTATCATTGAATACGATGTTATCATAATAATCATGTATAGTATGTGATATGAAGTAGTCATTGTTAGGCCAACTAAATAAAAATTCTTTACAATGTATTAAAATTGTGTATTTTATATAGGCAATTATAAATGAAATTTAACTATGATTGTTGTAAAATACATGATTAGTATTAAACGTGAATATAATGTACCAAGAACTAATGAACCGTGTTGCACATTCTGTCAATCAAGCGTATAGCACTCaactcttctttttccttttctaatAGATTAATCTTAAATGAGTTTCAAGCAGAGTGAGAGTTTCATCACAACATGTACATCAACTAAAGTCTAGGCCAACGAGAATTCAGAAACTGTGACTTCCCATTTTTCACTATGATCAAGAAGAAAGAAaccgagaaagagaaagaattttGCATTACCAGATGAAGATCAAGGGAACTCTGTGGCATGATAGACTTGTAATCCACAGCACTAGTATGGTGCATGCCGCGAACATTCTGCGTTTGACGAAAGCGACGGTATTAGCCTTTCTTCACACTGTAAACAATTTGAATAACTAGAAAAGATGAACTGTACTCACCAAAGGGTAGGAAAAGCAAGGAAGAGGAGCCTGAGGAGGTGGCAGAACCGGGCATCCCCATGCATCCGCATGCATCTGCAACTTCAAGAGATAAACACATAACATGTCAAATGGcattggaaaagtataggtaaacaacTCCTAGCCAACCAACTTTAAACAACTGCAATTAATAAtcattaatatgtattttttaaaaaataaaatttaaataatcactaattaatgacaattaattaGTATGGAGTGCAGTTCAAAAATATTTGTTGGCTTGCTGTTGGTTAGACCCTTCTTGGTTACCTAGTAAGATTGAATTGCATTCATGTTCATAGTTTCTACATAAGAATCCAGAGTACAAGGTAGCTTGAATTCTAAGCAACATTGTTATTACCCCGGGAAGCGGCTTCCAGTGCCAACTTTCTGTAGGATGCCAGAGAGGATAACCAGGAGGGCCCCAAACCGGCATAGCTGCTGCTTGGCCGCCGGATTGCCTCCACACTGGATACACAGGAGCTGGCGAAAGGGTGTGATTGGAATGATTCGGTGGTGGAAACGCCATTATTGGTCGTTGTTGAAGACAATAGCTCCTTTGCATTTGATCCCTTTGATTTAGCCATTTCCTACCTTCTTCCTTGGGCAATATTTGTCTCTTATGCATTCTATATTTCTGTTAAAAGAAGGTGGAAAAAATTGTTGACTATGTCATACTCAATGTATGATTCACTTGGTTTAATTTGGTATAAGATTAGAGtcatgaaagaaaacaaagatacaATCAAATTTCTTGGAATCTTAAAAGCTAATCAACTCTTTCTCCATTCAGTAATTAGGATGGTGTGATGCAACATGTTCATCCAAGCGCATCAAAGACATTGCATCATGCATACAGTTTtgggaaaaagaagagaaaacttGAAACTTGAATGAGCACAAGACCTGAAGATGGCTTGCAACATTATGCCTTGTCAGTCCCTCCACTTTCATTAGATCCATTATTCGAGATGGAATAGCTTGGTCAAGGCCTAGTTGTTCCACCGCTTTCACAAATTTTTTGTGCAGCTCGGGTGTCCAGTCTATCTGACACGCGAAACAAGCATCAAAACAGTTTTTAATATGGCAGAAACAACAATAAACGACAAATATACTTTTGCTGAAGTATTTATTCAAACTCATAAGTGATAGAGCAACGTAACTTTAGAAATTACATTTCAAAAGTTTGAGAACCATgctatgtttgagtttgattataATTTGTTTGTGGATCTAAGCTGCCGCATTGTCTTTAGTTTCAACAATATGACAGAGTATTTTAACACAACCAGATAAAGATTGGTTAAGAATATGAAACTTTTGCATCACAAAATTTCTTTTAACAACTTCATGAACGCAGAGCTATGTGTAATATCCATGTATCTAACACATTATTTGAATAAGACCAAACAGTCATAGATTAGCTTACTTTCATCTTCTTCCGATGAGCTTTCAACGTGCATGAATCCACTTTATTTGAAGATTTTGTATTACCATCATCGCTGCTAAGAACCTTATCATTTGTATGCTTATAAACAGAACTATCATGGTTCCCATCTCTAGAACCTTCCGCTAAATTCTTGACCAAAGTCTTTTCAGTGTTCATTGGTTCATTAGGATTATTACTTTCAGAATTCAAATTTTCACATGTAGTTTCGACGGATTTCGATTCTCCTTCTCCATCATGTTCCCCACTCTCCTTTTCTATTGAGCAATTAGTCTGCTCTGGACAATCGCCATCGTCCATCAATCTCAATCCCTGATTCAATTGGGGGGTCGATGGAGCCGGATACTTATCGCTTCCAGGATCAGGATCATCATCAGTATATGTACTTTCTTGTTGTTCATTGTCTGTTTGGAGCTGCAACATGGATACTACAGATTCTTTGACCGGTTTTAGCGATTCGGACATAACACTTGCACTAGCATTGAATGCCTGCTCAagtttcaaccatatcagaaaccACTTTGCTCATATTATATACTAATAATCAAAAACAAAAGTACATGTGAAAGAATTTGAAGTGGGCAAAAATATACGCCAAACTCTTAGACATATATTTTTGTCTATTTACTCTGAGAAATGTAGTGTTACAAAATATTAACAGACCTTGTGAACCACATGCTGCCATATATTTCGAAGCTTGTCCTCGGAGAGAGGTTTGTGAAGGAACTCAACTGCACCGAGCTTAAAGAGAAGAGTGAAGCGAAGAGTCAAGAGTTGAGCATCACAAGCAGAACAGACATGAAAATGTGCTAACTTTATGAAGCACTAATTTGAATGGAGAAGATCAAATTTGGTCtagaattaataaaagataacCAAAAGCATGGATTACGGCAATGCAAAAAATAGTGGCAAACCAATGAAATAGAAAATTGTTTTGCTAAAAGAATATTTGGATAATCAGGGATATTAAACGAAATATTACCGCTATGCATTTCATCATGGTGCTCAGGCAATGATCGTTTGAAGTCACTGCACAAAAAGATGTTAATATCATTGGTTAGAAAATTAACAGTCTTCCAATGTCATGTTCCATTGTAGACACTGATCAATTGGTGAAAGCTTCTTGTCATGAAATCACTTTTGCGAGAAAAGCTTCTATGACCTAAAAGTCTAAAGTTGGATCCTTTGTTGACcgcaaaagaaagaataaaaggagaaaaaatgCCTATGCAAAAAAAAATCACGCAAACCTAGACAAGGCTTTTGCGCAAGACCTCTTGTTAGATTAAGCTTTTGAGAGAAATGGTTTTATGACACTGCTCAATGAGAAAAAGAATTTTTCACCATATGAAAAACAGATCCAAGCAACAATCACAAAAATCAAAAGCTTACAATTTTCCCGATTTCCCTAGACCTGCATAAAGTGATGGTGAAAACTGAAAAGGAAAATTCGCAATGATTTTTATCTACTTACTTTGGAAATGATTTTTTCTAATTAATTCATTTGTCAGTGCCATTGAAAACAGAGTGCTTATGCCATGAAAAATAGTTTTGGTTTCTTTACTTACTAATGGTTGGCAAATCCTTGGCATTCTCAAGAAATTTGAAACCTCCTTGGCCGCTGTTTATACTCACCTGCAATAATAATTGAAATGCACGTGGTTACAAAGAGATTAAGACAGCATCCCTCTCTTATGTTCCTTTCCTATTTGAACTTCACAATTACAACGATTATGATTTATAATTTGTTGTGATAAATGAAAGTTTGTTACCTCCACTATGGCAATGTGGAAGCTTTCGGATCTACTTGAGATCGCTGATAAGGCTTCATTCTCGTCGCAGAAAGCAGAAACTGCACAGAAAATTTCGAGTCTTAGTTACTAAGAAAATTAACATAATGGGCTCAATTATCAAAATGgaaaattttaagaagaagaagaagaaggcattCAATcgaattttatattcttttcagaGCATCTAAAATCTTAGACCAAAGTTTCCCAAAGAACCATATTAGGACTATATAAAGCCATGTTTCTTGATTTCTTAGAAATGGTGGCCAACCTTAACCATCTAATTAAGGTAAAGTGGGAATATTTGCAACAAAAAAGAGTCTAATGTATAATGATGAATTTAGTATTAGACATGCCTAGACAATATAAGAAAGAAGGGATCCCAAAAGAAAGGGCTAGCTGTTGCTACCATTATAGTCCATGGCTTCAAGCTTTGGTTTTATCTCGGCCGCGGAAGTGGCGTCTCCTTCAAGGAGAAGAACCTTGAGTCCCT is a window from the Arachis hypogaea cultivar Tifrunner chromosome 1, arahy.Tifrunner.gnm2.J5K5, whole genome shotgun sequence genome containing:
- the LOC112801244 gene encoding two-component response regulator-like APRR2 isoform X3 encodes the protein MTSNDHCLSTMMKCIALGAVEFLHKPLSEDKLRNIWQHVVHKAFNASASVMSESLKPVKESVVSMLQLQTDNEQQESTYTDDDPDPGSDKYPAPSTPQLNQGLRLMDDGDCPEQTNCSIEKESGEHDGEGESKSVETTCENLNSESNNPNEPMNTEKTLVKNLAEGSRDGNHDSSVYKHTNDKVLSSDDGNTKSSNKVDSCTLKAHRKKMKIDWTPELHKKFVKAVEQLGLDQAIPSRIMDLMKVEGLTRHNVASHLQKYRMHKRQILPKEEGRKWLNQRDQMQRSYCLQQRPIMAFPPPNHSNHTLSPAPVYPVWRQSGGQAAAMPVWGPPGYPLWHPTESWHWKPLPGLQMHADAWGCPVLPPPQAPLPCFSYPLNVRGMHHTSAVDYKSIMPQSSLDLHLAEEVVDKVVKEAISKPWLPLPLGLKPPSTDSVLAELSRKGISTIPPCSKGS
- the LOC112801244 gene encoding two-component response regulator-like APRR2 isoform X2; protein product: MVCTVNDLQQWKDFPKGLKVLLLEGDATSAAEIKPKLEAMDYNVSAFCDENEALSAISSRSESFHIAIVEVSINSGQGGFKFLENAKDLPTIMTSNDHCLSTMMKCIALGAVEFLHKPLSEDKLRNIWQHVVHKAFNASASVMSESLKPVKESVVSMLQLQTDNEQQESTYTDDDPDPGSDKYPAPSTPQLNQGLRLMDDGDCPEQTNCSIEKESGEHDGEGESKSVETTCENLNSESNNPNEPMNTEKTLVKNLAEGSRDGNHDSSVYKHTNDKVLSSDDGNTKSSNKVDSCTLKAHRKKMKIDWTPELHKKFVKAVEQLGLDQAIPSRIMDLMKVEGLTRHNVASHLQKYRMHKRQILPKEEGRKWLNQRDQMQRSYCLQQRPIMAFPPPNHSNHTLSPAPVYPVWRQSGGQAAAMPVWGPPGYPLWHPTESWHWKPLPGMHADAWGCPVLPPPQAPLPCFSYPLNVRGMHHTSAVDYKSIMPQSSLDLHLAEEVVDKVVKEAISKPWLPLPLGLKPPSTDSVLAELSRKGISTIPPCSKGS
- the LOC112801244 gene encoding two-component response regulator-like APRR2 isoform X1, whose protein sequence is MVCTVNDLQQWKDFPKGLKVLLLEGDATSAAEIKPKLEAMDYNVSAFCDENEALSAISSRSESFHIAIVEVSINSGQGGFKFLENAKDLPTIMTSNDHCLSTMMKCIALGAVEFLHKPLSEDKLRNIWQHVVHKAFNASASVMSESLKPVKESVVSMLQLQTDNEQQESTYTDDDPDPGSDKYPAPSTPQLNQGLRLMDDGDCPEQTNCSIEKESGEHDGEGESKSVETTCENLNSESNNPNEPMNTEKTLVKNLAEGSRDGNHDSSVYKHTNDKVLSSDDGNTKSSNKVDSCTLKAHRKKMKIDWTPELHKKFVKAVEQLGLDQAIPSRIMDLMKVEGLTRHNVASHLQKYRMHKRQILPKEEGRKWLNQRDQMQRSYCLQQRPIMAFPPPNHSNHTLSPAPVYPVWRQSGGQAAAMPVWGPPGYPLWHPTESWHWKPLPGLQMHADAWGCPVLPPPQAPLPCFSYPLNVRGMHHTSAVDYKSIMPQSSLDLHLAEEVVDKVVKEAISKPWLPLPLGLKPPSTDSVLAELSRKGISTIPPCSKGS
- the LOC112801244 gene encoding two-component response regulator-like APRR2 isoform X4, which produces MTSNDHCLSTMMKCIALGAVEFLHKPLSEDKLRNIWQHVVHKAFNASASVMSESLKPVKESVVSMLQLQTDNEQQESTYTDDDPDPGSDKYPAPSTPQLNQGLRLMDDGDCPEQTNCSIEKESGEHDGEGESKSVETTCENLNSESNNPNEPMNTEKTLVKNLAEGSRDGNHDSSVYKHTNDKVLSSDDGNTKSSNKVDSCTLKAHRKKMKIDWTPELHKKFVKAVEQLGLDQAIPSRIMDLMKVEGLTRHNVASHLQKYRMHKRQILPKEEGRKWLNQRDQMQRSYCLQQRPIMAFPPPNHSNHTLSPAPVYPVWRQSGGQAAAMPVWGPPGYPLWHPTESWHWKPLPGMHADAWGCPVLPPPQAPLPCFSYPLNVRGMHHTSAVDYKSIMPQSSLDLHLAEEVVDKVVKEAISKPWLPLPLGLKPPSTDSVLAELSRKGISTIPPCSKGS
- the LOC112801244 gene encoding two-component response regulator-like APRR2 isoform X6, which encodes MHSVEFLHKPLSEDKLRNIWQHVVHKAFNASASVMSESLKPVKESVVSMLQLQTDNEQQESTYTDDDPDPGSDKYPAPSTPQLNQGLRLMDDGDCPEQTNCSIEKESGEHDGEGESKSVETTCENLNSESNNPNEPMNTEKTLVKNLAEGSRDGNHDSSVYKHTNDKVLSSDDGNTKSSNKVDSCTLKAHRKKMKIDWTPELHKKFVKAVEQLGLDQAIPSRIMDLMKVEGLTRHNVASHLQKYRMHKRQILPKEEGRKWLNQRDQMQRSYCLQQRPIMAFPPPNHSNHTLSPAPVYPVWRQSGGQAAAMPVWGPPGYPLWHPTESWHWKPLPGMHADAWGCPVLPPPQAPLPCFSYPLNVRGMHHTSAVDYKSIMPQSSLDLHLAEEVVDKVVKEAISKPWLPLPLGLKPPSTDSVLAELSRKGISTIPPCSKGS
- the LOC112801244 gene encoding two-component response regulator-like APRR2 isoform X5; its protein translation is MHSVEFLHKPLSEDKLRNIWQHVVHKAFNASASVMSESLKPVKESVVSMLQLQTDNEQQESTYTDDDPDPGSDKYPAPSTPQLNQGLRLMDDGDCPEQTNCSIEKESGEHDGEGESKSVETTCENLNSESNNPNEPMNTEKTLVKNLAEGSRDGNHDSSVYKHTNDKVLSSDDGNTKSSNKVDSCTLKAHRKKMKIDWTPELHKKFVKAVEQLGLDQAIPSRIMDLMKVEGLTRHNVASHLQKYRMHKRQILPKEEGRKWLNQRDQMQRSYCLQQRPIMAFPPPNHSNHTLSPAPVYPVWRQSGGQAAAMPVWGPPGYPLWHPTESWHWKPLPGLQMHADAWGCPVLPPPQAPLPCFSYPLNVRGMHHTSAVDYKSIMPQSSLDLHLAEEVVDKVVKEAISKPWLPLPLGLKPPSTDSVLAELSRKGISTIPPCSKGS